The uncultured Cohaesibacter sp. region GCTGACCATCGTGTTCGTCATGCTCAGCGAAATTCTGATCTTCGTGCCCTCCATTTCCAAATTCCGGGCCGACTGGATCACGCGCAAGCTGGAACTGGCAGAAGTGGCGGCGCTGATCTACACCAATGCCTCTGATGATCTGAAAGACAAGGCCATCGAGCAAGAGCTGCTCAATCGCTTGAATGTTCAGACCCTTGGCTTGCGCAATCATGGCGAACGGCGCCTGCTGGCCATGGTCGATATGCCCGGCAAGATCATGCGCGATGACAATATCCAGACCATGGGGCCGCCGGAATTGATCGCGGCTGCCTTTGACACGCTGTTGTTCGGAAAAGGGCGCACTATCCGCGTGGTCGCCCAGACCAAGGACAATCAGGGCATGGTGGAAATGGTCTTTGACGAGACCGGATTGCGCGGCGACATGATTCGCTTTTCCATCAACATTCTTTTGCTATCGCTCGTTATTTCTGTGATGACAGCCGGTTTGGTCTATCTGTCGCTCCGCGCTTTACTGGTGCGGCCCATTCTGGGGCTTCTGGACAATATGGCCCGCTTCACCTCCAACCCCGAAGATACCAACGCTGTCATCAAGCCGTCCGAGCGGCGCGATGAAATCGGAATGATCGAGATGCAGTTGGGTGAGATGGAGGGCATTCTTGCCAACACGCTGCACAAGCAGCGTCGCCTAGCCGATCTCGGATTAGCTGTCTCCAAGATCAATCATGATCTGCGCAACATCATCGCCTCGGCGCAGCTCTTTTCCGATCGTCTGTCGATATTGGATGATCCAACCGTGCAAAGGGTGGTGCCCAAGCTGATGGGAACGCTGGATCGTGCGGTCGACTATTCTCGCGCGGTTATGTCTTACGGAAAGGCGCAGGAAGCGCCGCCAGACAAGCGGCTGCTGAATCTATATCAGCTGGGCGAGGAAATGCGCGACCTGCTGGATCTGTCTGAAGCATCGCGCCTTACCTTCTCGAACCATATCCCGAAGGATCTTGAGGTCTATGCCGACCCGGCCCAATTGTTCCGGGTTCTGATGAATCTGTGTCGCAACTCGGTGGATGTGATGCAGGGACGCAAGGAAGAAGCGGTGATTTGCAGGTTGGATCTGTTTGCCCGTATCGAAAATGACAGGACCATCATAGAAGTATCTGATACCGGCCCCGGTGTTCCCGAGGTCGCACGGGCGCATTTGTTCAGACCGTTTCAGGGCTCGGTGCGCAAGGGCGGTACGGGGTTGGGGCTTGCCATCGCCGCAGAAATCGTTCGCGCCCACGGAGGTGCCATCCGTCTTCTCGACCGCAGTCCCGGCGCTCATTTTGAAATCAGCCTGCCCAGAGATTAAAGGCTTCAGATCGGGGCGGACAAGAGATTGGTCAACAAAAAGGCCAGGGCGCTTGGCAGGCCCTGACCCTTCCTTGAAGGAGCCAAAAGTCACGCGGTGATCTTAGAGATCCTTCTTGGAGAAATACCAGTCAACGGTCTCATAGCCTTCGGATGCGCGGGCATTGGCGCCTTCAACCGTGGACGGCGGCGGAACAATGACCTTGTCGCCCGGCTGCCAGCCTTCCGGCGTTGCCACCTTGTTGGCGTCTGATGTCTGCAGGGCAGCCAAAAGACGGGCAAATTCCGGAATAGAACGTCCGTTGGACATCGGATAATAGACCATGGCACGCAGGATGCCTTTCGGGTCGATAAGGAAGGTTGCCCGCACCGCAGAGGTGTCGCTTGCACCCGGATGGATCATGCCATAGGCCTTGGCAACGGTCATTGAAATGTCATCGATGATCGGGAACTGGATATCAACGCCCCAGTTCTCCTTGATGCTGCGCACCCAGGCGATGTGGGAATGGATGCTGTCGATCGACAGTCCGAGCAATTCACAGTTCATTTCCTGAAACTGGTCATAGGCTTTGGCAAAAGCCATGAACTCGGTTGAGCAAACGGGTGTAAAGTCGGCCGGGTGGGAGAACAGGATCAGCCATTTGCCTTCATAATCGGACAGTTTCTTGACGCCGGCGGTTGTCGGAGCGCAGAAATCCGGTGCGGGTTTATTCAGTTGCGGGAAAGCCGGGGCCTCTACCGGCGCTTCAATTTCTGTCATGTAAAATACTCCTTTTAAGTTACGCTAAGTGCGTCCATTGCTGTTGACGGCACAGTAGCAGCAGTCTAATTATTAGTGAAATGAGTTATTTTTGACGTTTTAATCGAAAAAAACGATAACTGACATGATCCCATCTCTGCGCCAGTTAACCTTCCTGATTGCCTTAGCGGATGAATTGCATTTCAGCAATGCGGCGAAGCGTTGCAATGTGACGCAATCAACCCTCAGCGCCGGGTTGAAAGAGCTTGAAGCTATATTGGGCGTGACACTGGCCGAACGCTCCAAGCGCTCCGTGATCATGACGCCCATCGGCCGCAAGATTGTCGAGCAGGCCCGCAAGATCCTGACAGATACCCAGCATCTGGTGGAAACGGCCGCGTTGGAAGCCGAGGCGATGGCCGGCGACATGCATCTTGGTGTCATTCCGACCGTCGGCCCCTTTCTGTTGCCGCGTCTGCGGCCCCTGTTGCGTGATGAACATCCCCGTCTGCGGCTCTACTTGCGTGAGGAATTGACCGACCAACTGCTTGAAGGACTCAGAAGCGGGCGGCTTGATGTGGCTCTCATTGCATTGCCCCACGATGTGGGCGATCTGGAGACACAGGAACTGTTTGAAGACGGCTATCACCTTGTCGCACCGCTGGACCATGAGTTGGCCTGCAACAGTCTGGCCGATGGTACAATGCTCAAAAACGAGCCTCTTATGCTGCTGGAGCGTGGCCATTGCTTACAGCAACATGCCTTGTCTGCCTTTCCGGGGTTGCTGAACAAGGATGTGGAGTTTGATGCCACCAGCCTGGCCACCCTGTTGGCCATGGTGGAAGAAGGGCTGGGCTCGACGCTCATCCCCAATGTGGCCATTGATGCCGGATTGACCAAGGCGCATGATGTGGTCGAGATCGATTTGCCAACCTCCCTGCCCCGCAAGATCACTCTGGTCTGGCGCAAATCTTCTACTCGCAAAGATGATTTCCGGGAGCTGGGGGACTTGATCATCAAGGCCAGAGAGAGCCTGAGGAAGGAAAAGCAAAGCCGTCAGGATGAGAGACCCGCATGACACGCGACGAATTTGATACCCATTGCGCCACCCTCCACCACGCCACCAATGTGGTGCAGTGGGGTGGCTGCTCTGTCTGGAAGATTGGCGGCAAGATCTTCGCGCTCTGCGCACCAGAGACAAAAGACGGCAATCATCCCAAAATCAGCTTCAAATGCTCTGATATGGTCTACGAAATTCTGCGCGATGAGCCAGGCATCATTCCCGCTCCCCATCTGGCGCGGGCCAAATGGGTTCAGCTCACTGCGCCCGACGCCATGAGTGATGAGGATATTAAGCAGCATCTGGATGTGGCCTACGAGATCATTGTGGGCAAGTTGACCCGCAAGATTCGCGCAGAGCTTGGCCTTTCTGATGGGGCGAATCGGATCTGAAACGATCCGGCTGAAGAATCGGGTTGAAATTGCGATATCAAGGACTTGACCCTGTGATGGGGTTTTGCCAAAATCCTGTCTGTAAACCTTTCGGCGCTGAGCGCGGTCATCCTGTCGGAATTTGACGCCCTGTCATTTCAACCGGCATCGAGGAGGGCAACCGCGGCGCACAGCCCGGACGTTCACATCGAACATGGTTTCATGGTCACGACTCCGGGCTGATCAGACCGGAGATACAGTGATGAAAACCATTATCGAACCCTTCCGCATCAAATCGGTAGAACCCATTCGCATGACCACGCGTTCTGAACGCGAGGCAAAGCTAAAGGCTGCCAACTATAATCTCTTCGCGCTCAAATCCGAAGACGTGATCATCGATCTTCTGACCGATTCGGGAACAGGCGCCATGAGCGCCGAGCAATGGGCCGCCGTGATGCGTGGCGATGAGAGCTACGCCGGCTCTCCCTCTTATTATCGGTTCCGAGATAGTGTTCAGGAGCTGATGCCCTTTGAGCATATCATCCCGACGCACCAGGGGCGCGCGGCAGAGGCGATTCTGGTTTCCATCTTTGGCGGTGTGGGCAAACATGTGCCTTCCAACACCCATTTCGATACCACGCGCGGCAATATCGAGGCATCGGGCGCCGAGGCTTATGATCTGGTGATCGAAGAGGGCAAGGACCCCGCTTCGCTTTATCCCTTCAAGGGCAATATGGATCTTGGCAAGCTGAAGGCTTTTCTGGAGGAGAAGGGCGACAGCGTACCCATGGTGATGATCACCATCACCAACAATGCTGGCGGAGGTCAGCCCGTGAGCCTTGAGAATATCCGTGGTGTCGCGGCGCTGGCCCATGAATATGGCAAGCCCTTCATCATTGATGGCTGCCGCTTCTCGGAAAATGCCTGGTTCATCAAGCAACGCGAAGAAGGTCAGCAGGACCGCTCCATCAAGGACATCGTACGCGATTGTTTCTCGGTGGCTGATGGCATGACCATGAGCGCCAAGAAGGACGCTTTCGGCAATATCGGTGGCTGGATTGCCTTCAACAACGATTCGCTTGCGGAACAAGCCCGCGTTCGCCTCATTCAGACGGAAGGCTTCCCCACCTATGGTGGCCTGGCCGGACGTGATCTGGAAGCTCTGGCACAAGGCCTGCACGAGATTATCGATGAGGACTATCTCAGATATCGCATCCGCACCAACGAATATATCATCGAAAAACTTGATGCCCTTGGCATTCCGGTGGTCAAGCCGGCCGGTGGTCACGCGGTGTTTGTCGATGCCAAAAGCTGGTTGCCCCATATCGATCCGCTAAAATACCCGGCCCATACCGTGGCCTGCAAGCTCTATGAGATTGGCGGCATCCGCTCTTGCGAAATCGGGTCGGTGATGTTTGGTCGTCAGACCGACGGCTCGGAAAAGCCCGCCGCCATGGAACTGGTGCGCCTTGCCTTCCCGCGTCGCACCTATACTCAATCCCACGCAGATTATGTGGTGGAAGCCTTTGAACAACTGGCCGCTGAAAAGGATCAGCTCAAGGGGTTCAAGATCATCAGGGAACCAAAACTGATGCGGCATTTCACCTGCAGCTTCGCACCTCTGGACGGCTAACTCCGACTGGGCCATCCTGATTGTGCGAAGGCGCGCCAGCCCAATTTGCTGGCGCGCCTTTTCTTTTAACAATTTAATTCCTTACTTTAGCTGAAAGCACAGATCACCGTGTTCACCTCGCCCAACCAAGAAGACTTGTCCAATTTTCAATTTTGAAGTGGGAATTGCTAAGGTCGAAATACGACTTTGCCAATTCTGAGCACTGAGGCATTCCATTCCTTCTCGACAAGCGATGAGGAGTATGTCTGCACAAGAGCTGTTAGCTTTTCTAACACATACGTTTTCAATATCATGAAGATAGTTTTCAACAACTTCATCAGTCGTATAGCTGCGGTTTCTGCGGTTATGAAATAGATGCTTTGATTGTTTTGGTTCGGCGTCTCGTATAGTCGAGATGCCATGGTAATATCCGCTTTGATTCAGTGCTTCAGCAATCTCTCTTTGCGCAGCGTTTCGAATTGAAGTGACCT contains the following coding sequences:
- a CDS encoding HAMP domain-containing sensor histidine kinase: MDDRTQNHKDSEAHGLLVRSAKGQSAGSGKENGYPSFGLSTKLLLLTIVFVMLSEILIFVPSISKFRADWITRKLELAEVAALIYTNASDDLKDKAIEQELLNRLNVQTLGLRNHGERRLLAMVDMPGKIMRDDNIQTMGPPELIAAAFDTLLFGKGRTIRVVAQTKDNQGMVEMVFDETGLRGDMIRFSINILLLSLVISVMTAGLVYLSLRALLVRPILGLLDNMARFTSNPEDTNAVIKPSERRDEIGMIEMQLGEMEGILANTLHKQRRLADLGLAVSKINHDLRNIIASAQLFSDRLSILDDPTVQRVVPKLMGTLDRAVDYSRAVMSYGKAQEAPPDKRLLNLYQLGEEMRDLLDLSEASRLTFSNHIPKDLEVYADPAQLFRVLMNLCRNSVDVMQGRKEEAVICRLDLFARIENDRTIIEVSDTGPGVPEVARAHLFRPFQGSVRKGGTGLGLAIAAEIVRAHGGAIRLLDRSPGAHFEISLPRD
- a CDS encoding peroxiredoxin, producing MTEIEAPVEAPAFPQLNKPAPDFCAPTTAGVKKLSDYEGKWLILFSHPADFTPVCSTEFMAFAKAYDQFQEMNCELLGLSIDSIHSHIAWVRSIKENWGVDIQFPIIDDISMTVAKAYGMIHPGASDTSAVRATFLIDPKGILRAMVYYPMSNGRSIPEFARLLAALQTSDANKVATPEGWQPGDKVIVPPPSTVEGANARASEGYETVDWYFSKKDL
- a CDS encoding hydrogen peroxide-inducible genes activator; the encoded protein is MIPSLRQLTFLIALADELHFSNAAKRCNVTQSTLSAGLKELEAILGVTLAERSKRSVIMTPIGRKIVEQARKILTDTQHLVETAALEAEAMAGDMHLGVIPTVGPFLLPRLRPLLRDEHPRLRLYLREELTDQLLEGLRSGRLDVALIALPHDVGDLETQELFEDGYHLVAPLDHELACNSLADGTMLKNEPLMLLERGHCLQQHALSAFPGLLNKDVEFDATSLATLLAMVEEGLGSTLIPNVAIDAGLTKAHDVVEIDLPTSLPRKITLVWRKSSTRKDDFRELGDLIIKARESLRKEKQSRQDERPA
- a CDS encoding MmcQ/YjbR family DNA-binding protein, with the translated sequence MTRDEFDTHCATLHHATNVVQWGGCSVWKIGGKIFALCAPETKDGNHPKISFKCSDMVYEILRDEPGIIPAPHLARAKWVQLTAPDAMSDEDIKQHLDVAYEIIVGKLTRKIRAELGLSDGANRI
- a CDS encoding tryptophanase; this encodes MKTIIEPFRIKSVEPIRMTTRSEREAKLKAANYNLFALKSEDVIIDLLTDSGTGAMSAEQWAAVMRGDESYAGSPSYYRFRDSVQELMPFEHIIPTHQGRAAEAILVSIFGGVGKHVPSNTHFDTTRGNIEASGAEAYDLVIEEGKDPASLYPFKGNMDLGKLKAFLEEKGDSVPMVMITITNNAGGGQPVSLENIRGVAALAHEYGKPFIIDGCRFSENAWFIKQREEGQQDRSIKDIVRDCFSVADGMTMSAKKDAFGNIGGWIAFNNDSLAEQARVRLIQTEGFPTYGGLAGRDLEALAQGLHEIIDEDYLRYRIRTNEYIIEKLDALGIPVVKPAGGHAVFVDAKSWLPHIDPLKYPAHTVACKLYEIGGIRSCEIGSVMFGRQTDGSEKPAAMELVRLAFPRRTYTQSHADYVVEAFEQLAAEKDQLKGFKIIREPKLMRHFTCSFAPLDG